The Brassica napus cultivar Da-Ae chromosome C1, Da-Ae, whole genome shotgun sequence DNA segment GATGGTGTTTCGTCGTGTTCTACAAATCAATAACTACGTATTTTTTCCATTAAAAAGTGCAATCTTCTGTTTCAACACTATGTttatttttacaacaaaaaatcGTTATATTAAAGGTGGTTTATGTGACCATATCGGAATTTAAtaatcaacaaaacaaaacaaaaacctaTGAAAGGATCGAGCAGCTATGCCTGAAGTTCTTGTATCTCCTTTAACTCAGTCGAGAAAGTCAGCCATGTTTGGGGTTTCTTTATCATCGGTATCACGTTTGTATAGTCAGTCCCAAAGTATTGACATGTCGAATGATGCAACATGATTTCCATTGCCCAGCCTAGCGCTTCTAACTTCGAATGTAATACTGATTCTCTCCACCTTTGATCTTTTTTTGTATCTATAAGTTGTgtttgttcatatatatatatatttccaaacACATGCACATCCACTAAAAATCGATGTAGAGATCCAAAAACCATCTGCCGAACATATATTTTCTAAGCTTAAGACTTAGATGTTACTATAGGTGTTTGAGTCAAACCAATACTTGGTTGATTTGCCGTGAACCATGCTTCACATTCTCCTTCTAGTCTCAGCTCAGgtgagtctctctctattccTCTGAATTGTTTATCATTATGTGCTTTTGAGAATACCAAAATATCCATAGATAATGGTCTCTGTCTATTTCTGAATCTTTAATACTATTCTTCCTCCAAAAAACAATCCATGTTAGTGTACATGTTAAAACACAAAGAATATATTCAAGGTGTAGCTACTAGAGCCCACATTTGAAATGTCGATGGACATTCAAAGAAAGCATAAATTACAGACTCATCAGGTTACCTACATCTTAGACAAACATCATCACATTGCATATGACGACTATTTAAATTCTTTGTGACAACTATATGTCTTGTGATTAACTACCATAAAAGATGACTGATTTTTTTAAGAAGAATTTATCTTTCAAGCAAAGGTTTTGAGCTTAGTGATACTTGGTAATGTGCAGACAACATCATCTTCAGCCTTGAGTATATGTTTGGCAGTATCATGATTTAATAGTATACATACTACTCTTCAAAAATTCAACAATAAAAGTCATGATGTAAAAATCGGCTTATGGCCAAACTTCTAATCAATCGTACATCTAGATGCCACAAAGTTGTCAAGAATTTCAGCAACCTATTGTTTTGAATCTTctctaataaaattactaacTGCTATTTTGGGATGGACTGAAGGGTTTAGATTTGTCTTCACTCTTGAACTTTTACATTaaactattatttaattatgcCCATTTGTTTCTTTGGGAAtggtaaaaattaataatctttTTAGGATCTCCATATCGCGGATGAGATGctttaagagcatctccaaaaaaactctataacttcaaatatagagttttttgttctccaaaaagaaactttaaaactttaaatttgaaatttgaaattttatatttttattagcattttggtccttataattaattacacattACATGtatgattcttaaatattttctcatttatcgttttaaatatttcaaatttgtttttataaattcaaattttacacataaaattaaataaaaaatgacaataagatttataatattttaacacTAGAATTATACAGcaataatattacaaaagaaatttaataaaaaaacgttttaaaaagatacatgaagacataattattacacaaatttaaatattacaacaacactaatagtctagtaaattttcTTCGGAACCTCCTAAATCTCTAAACtattgtccaatttttttttgtgtaaccaAAGATGGAGCATTACAGAagtaattttatgaaataatgtggtattttgtttgcagtttaatatttaattatttatttctatttataatgggaaaattacatgtttaccactttcatgctaccacttttcatttttaccaccactaaatgtacattttcaaaaatactttcttCGTTAAaaggcaaaagactcttatgtcattgttctttatatatataataaataaatatttaaataaataaaaatctaagaatctaaaaaaaataaaaaataaaaaatatttcttttacttttttttcggattatactatttcgaaattcaaaccctaaaccctaaaactcaactctaaaccctaaatcatcaatctAAAcaatcaatcctaaaccctatttcGTTTTGAAATAcgttctaaaccctaaaccccgaaacatcaactctaaaccctaaaccttcaactctaaaccctaaaacatcaactctaaaccctaaacttcaacttcaactctaaaccctaaaccctaaaccatcaacactaaacccaaaactatcaacactaaaccctaaaaagtaaactctaaaccctaaaccctaaaaaaataaccctaaaccctaaaacatcaactctaaaccctaaaccctaagctcttaatcctaaaccctaaaccctaaaaccctagagttgatgttttagggtttagatttgaaggtttaggtttttagggtttagggtttacatttagggtttagagttgatgttttagggtttagatttgaaggtttagggttttagggtttagggttcaaatttcagaaaatatagggtttaaggttgatattttagggtttagatgtgaaggtttagagtttaggatttagagttgatgtttcagggtttaggttttagagtcgatgtttcatggtttagggtttagagttgatgatttagggtttagagttgatgttttaagtttagatttagggtttagggttttcgtttaggatttaaagttgatgttttagggtttagatttgatggtttagggtttagagttgatgtttcggggtttagggtttagggttgatgtttcatggtttagggtttagagttgatgtttcatggtttagggtttagaattgatgttttaagtttagattagttaactatacgtttttttgtcaaagttaatcaaaaggttataaatgtcttttacctttcattaaagATGAGGATAAAATTGGTtggtgtaaacatgaaaagtggtattttgaaaatggtatttttggtaattttccttttataattttatattttagtgtaatattttattaattaatatcactgtaatatttttatatatgtgctagctatctacaaaagttttataaattatattaagtatgaaaaaatataaaaatcataggGTAAAACACACATAATTTTAAAGTGTTTCACTTGAAATTTTGCTTTTGAAAAATTACAtcttaaaacttcaaatataaagttttataaactttaaaataaaaagtcttTTCTGAGATATTCTAACAAAGCAGCACTATTTCTAATCACAAGGTGCacacagaaaataaaaaaaaaatcctacgTGGGATCACGTCAATTAGAGCAGTTGCCTTGGAACATCAAACCCATACATTTCACTCATAAATAAATtggttttaatatatgattactAACATGATTTAAGATGaatctcttaaaaatataaatattcagCAATAACGACAAAATATTTAGAAGACTTCTTAACAGACTATTGGTTAATTATGAAGAAGCAGATCTCGTggtgaatttttatataaaagctGGTGACCAGTTCATGGCTTTAACTTATCTATCttttggttgtttttttttattatctgaACTTTTATATTAGAAACCTTGATACAATTTGGAATATAAAACAGGCAAATTAACATTGAATCTTCAGAAATTAAATCAGTGGAAAACAGTTTCtccacaaaataaatataagaccATTGCCAACACtgtttatattcataattttctttttgttaattatatttcGTCCATACCGTCACTAATCCCTATTAAAAAGGGATCACCGAGGTGGAGAGGGTGAAAAAGATTTAGCAGTCTTGTTTTTGTTATCAAGAAAAGTATAGATGGAATCGTACGTCGCTGACTCATGTGATGCTCGTCTCATTCCCATCACAAGGTCACATAAACCCTCTTCTTCGTCTGGGAAAGCTCATAGCCTCTAAAGGCTTACTAGTCACTTTTGTCACAACAGAGAAGCCATTTGGCAAGAAGATGCGTCAAGCCAACGAGATTCAAGACGGCTCGCTTAAACCCGTCGGTTTAGGTTTCCTCCGGTTTGAATTCTTCGACGATGGATTCTCTTACGACGACGTGGACAACGCTGGTTTGCTGCTAACACAGCTTGAAGTTGCCGGGAAACGAGAGATCAAGATTCTCGTCAAGAGATACGAGGAAAAGAATCAACCGGTGAGGTGTCTTTTAAACAACGCTTTTGTGTCGTGGGTGTGTGACGTGGCCGAAGAGCTTCAGATCCCTTCGGCGGTTCTTTGGGTCCAGTCTTGCGCTTGCTTTGCTGCTTATTATTATTACCAGAACCAGTTGGCTAAGTTTCCGACCAAAACAGAACCGGAGATCGACGTTGAAGTCCCCTTCATGCCATTAGTGTTGAAGCATGACGAGATCCCAAGCTTTCTTCATCCATCCTCTCCGTTCTCCAGTTTCGCAGACATCATTTTACAACAAATCGAGCGACTTCCAACGACCTCTTCAGTTCTCATAGACACTTTTGAAGAGCTAGAACGAGACATCATCGACCACATGTCTCAGGTATGCCCTGAAGTCATCATCAATCCCATCGGACCCCTCTTCATGATGGCTAAAACCACGAGCTCTGATATCAAGGGAGACATCTCTGACTCTGCAAATCAGTGCATGGATTGGCTTGACTCGAAAGAACCATCCTCCATCGTTTACATCTCCTTTGGGACTATAGTCCACTTGAAGCAAGAGCAAATCTACGAGATCGCTCACGGCCTTCTAAACTGAGGCTTATCCTTCTTATGGGTGGTTCGGCCTCCTATGGAAGGGTTATCCCTGGCACCACATGTGTTACCTCAAGAGCTCGAAGATAAAGGAATGATCGTTGAATGGTGTGCACAAGAGAGAGTGTTGGCTCATCCCGCGGTTGCTTGCTTCCTAAGTCATTGCGGATGGAACTCAACCGTAGAGGCTCTATCTTCTGGCGTTCCCATTGTTTGTCTACCGCGGTGGGGAGATCAAGTGACAAATGCTGTGTACTTGGTTGATGTGTTCAAGGCAGGAGTAAGACTTGGCCGCGGAGAGGCTGATGAGAAGATTGTTTCAAGGGAGGTTGTGGCGGAGAAGCTACTTGAAGCGACGGTTGGAGAGAAGGCGGTGGAGCTGAGAGAAAATGCTCGGAGGTGGAAGAAGGAGGCTGAGGCTACGGTGGGGTATGGTGGATCATCTGATAAAAACTTTGGAGAGTTTGTGGATAAGTTGGTTGCCAACATCTGTTGATATCTATAATTATTTTCACCTTCAGTTACATCCAACAAGCTGGTGGTGACACACATGGAGATTGGATGGTGTTTCATTATTTTCTCAATAATTTCGTATTCATTgcgataaaaaaaatgtaatcttCTGTTTAGGCACTTCCTCTTACTTTTTTTCCCCTCTTCTGTATGGTCTACGTAGAACTAAGAACACACGAGTAACTGAAAGTCTCATTCTCTTATTGAAAACATACACAAGGATTCATAACTTGAAACTCCTAAAAGGAGAGAAAAGGGCCTATTTCAATCTGAATTTTACACATCGTGCCTATTCATTCTCTAATTTTGTATAGTGCCGAACTACTCAAAAATACTACATGAATTTTAAGCATTGAGCATTTCTTAACCAAACTTTATAGTAGTGCATATTTGATATTgaactaaacaaaaaatcaaaaatactaCATGAACTCAAAATCGTGCTCTTATATATTGACCGTCAAAGGTGTTATTCAACCATTAATTTATCAAACGACgttgtttttgataaattttgtaaaaatttaaaaatactacataaagtttcaaaattgtttatatatatatatatatattgaccgTCAAAGATATTAATCCTttgttaatttatcaaaatgacttcattttggataaatttgtaaaattaatttttttttggaagacTCGAACTCTCATACTGGTCGACAAGTAAGAGCATACTAACTGCTAGACCAAAAAACTTTCTTGAATAAATTTGTAAACATGAACTGATATTTAAGTTTTAGTTTAATCAAGTAAATGTTATCAAATTTTTCTTGCTCcagttttatcaaataaatatataatgatttatgttttttaatttaaatttaaaaatcattattttataaatttaaactaaatattattaatttaaatcatTACTTTATAGTATTactaaaaatttagaattttgtgttgttttgtCTTTAGATCAGAGGCCAACGACgttgtttttgataaatttgtagaatttaaaattttaaaatactacaTAAACTCTcaaaattgtttatatatattgaccgtCAAAGATATTAGTTATACTTATCAAAATAACATCATTTTGGAGAATTTCGTATCAGCCATTGTTCTTGACTATGTAATCACAAACCTAGAGCACTGATACCAAATCAACTAGTCAAGAACACAAAACTTATAAAacgttttctttgttttatttctttttagctttcttattctttttcttgTTAGATCCTCTTACATCATGATCTCTTTATATAAGCAATAGAAATCCTAACTTATCCTATTACATAGTAATCTAGGAAACTTATCTTTATCATAGACCTTTTAGTATTAGTTATCCAAGTTTcctttttgaataacttgtttACTAAGTAAACTCTTGAAGCTTATCCAACGTCTTGAAGTTGCTGGAAAACGAGAGATCAAGAATCTGGTCAAGAGATACGAGGACAAGAAGCAACCCGTAAGGTGTATTATAAACAACGCTTTTGTGCCGTGGGTGTGTGACGTGGCTGATGAGCTTCAAATCCCTTCGTCTGTTCTTTGGGTCCAGTCTTGCGCTTGTCTCACCGCTTATTATTATAACCAGAACCAGTTAGCTAAGTTTCCGACCAAAACAGAACCGGAGATCAACGTTGAAGTCCCCTTCATGCCATTAGTGTTGAAGCATGACGAGATCCCAAGCTTTCTTCACCCTTCCTGTCGATACTCCATTTTCGCAGACCTCTTTTTACAGCAAATTAAACGACTTCCCAAGACCTCTTCTGTTCTCATAGACACTTTTGAAGAACTAGAAAGAGACATCATCGACCACATGTCTCAGCTATGCCCTGAAGTCATCATCAATCCCATCAGACCCCTCTTCATGATGGCTAAAACCACGAGCTCTGATATCAAGGGAGACATCTCTGACTCTGCAAATCAGTGCATGGAGTGGCTTGACTCGAAAGAACCATCCTCCATCGTTTACATCTCCTTTGGGACCGTAGTCCACGTGAAGCAAGAGCAGATCGACGAGATCGCTCACGGCCTTCTAAACTCCGGCTTATCCTTCTTATGGGTGGTTCGGCCTCCTACGGAAGGGTTATCCCGAGCACCACATGTGTTGCCTCGAGAGTGATGGGGGAAGTCACACGGCGCAGCAGAAATACTCAAggtcgtgttcccctgaccttgtgtgaacctgtgaagaaaatacttcgacgatggcaGAATATAGTATAAGCAGAAACGTAAATGAGACAATcactttttacgtggaaaacctcctcgatgtgagaaggaaaaaccacgggaccatagtccactcaacaatccactatataaatgtttgtgagtacaaccacgtcctaCCTGTTCAACAACCAGAAAAGAACAGAGACACTAGCTTCAAAaagctatctccaacacaaacaacaacaacaagagagcaacacaaagatTCAAAACCGGCAGCATCCAAACGACCTCATCTCACAAGGATTCCGGAAACCAGAGACTAATCTcaccgtacaaatccaagataaagAAGTCAA contains these protein-coding regions:
- the LOC106377740 gene encoding UDP-glycosyltransferase 84A4-like, coding for MEIGCKLLKLIQRLEVAGKREIKNLVKRYEDKKQPVRCIINNAFVPWVCDVADELQIPSSVLWVQSCACLTAYYYNQNQLAKFPTKTEPEINVEVPFMPLVLKHDEIPSFLHPSCRYSIFADLFLQQIKRLPKTSSVLIDTFEELERDIIDHMSQLCPEVIINPIRPLFMMAKTTSSDIKGDISDSANQCMEWLDSKEPSSIVYISFGTVVHVKQEQIDEIAHGLLNSGLSFLWVVRPPTEGLSRAPHVLPRE